The genomic region CGAGCGCGGGTCAGGCGCTCGCGATGACCGCCCGGAATTGGGCCGAATTCTCTCCGACGTGCTTCGCACTGGTGACACGCTCGTTGTCTGGAAACTCGATCGGTTGGCGCGATCGCTAAAGAAGCTCATCGCGACGGCGGAAGAGTTGGAGCGCGCGAAGATCGGGCTCGTGTCCTTGACCGAGAGCATTGATACGACGACGCCGGGCGGCATGCTGACCTTCCATGTCTTCGGTGCGATCGCCCAGTTCGAACGTGCTCTGATCCGCGAACGCACGACGGCTGGACTGGTCGAGGCGCGGCAACGTGGCCGCAAGGGTGGCCGCCCGCCCGCGATGCGCCCGGGCGATATTGCCGCGGCGCGCGCCCTGATGAAGGAAGGCAGCATACCGGTACGCAATATTGCGCAGCGCATGGGGGTTTCTGTTGCAACCCTCTATCGTCATATCGGCAAGAAGGGTGGCTCTCCCAAAACAGTGGAATCCGAGGACGTCCATGGCTGAGCGGAGAAAGCGGCCGCCCGGAGAGGCTCTTGTCGATCTTCGACGCCGATTGTCGCTGCTTTCTCCCCGTGATCCAGGCCGTACCGAGATTGTTGCTCGTGCCGCCGATGCCTACGGCATCTCGATCTGGACCCTGTATCGGGCGCTGCGGGAGTTGAACCGCCCGAAATCCGTACGGCGCGCCGATCACGGAACCTCCCGGATCGCCCCGCAGCCGGAGATGGAAACCTATGCCGAAATCATCGCGGCCCTGAAGATCAGAACGGCGAACCGGAAGGGGCGGCATATCTCCACGGCGCGCGCCATCAAGCTGCTTGAGGAAGACGGCGTGGTGACGCCCGATGGCCTGGTCCGTGCACCGCCCGGCATCTTGAAACGCGCAACGGTCGATCGGCTGCTGCGTGTTTCCGGCCTGGATTATGCGCGCGTCACCCGCCCGGTGGCTGCCGTCCGATTCCAGGCGCGGCGTTCCAACGAACTCTGGCACTTCGACATGAGCCCGTCCGACCTGAAGCAGGTGGAAGCGCCGCTTTGGGTCGAGGAAGGGCGCGGCCGGCCGACGCTGATGCTGTTCTCCGTGGTCGATGATCGCTCCGGCGCGAGCTATCAGGAATACCGCTCCGTCTACGGCGAGGACGCGGAGTCCGCCTTGCGCTTTCTCTACAATGCCTTCGCCGCCAAGCCTGAACCGGAACTGCCGCTTCAGGGGATTCCAACGACCATCCATATGGATAACGGGCCGGTGAGCCGCTCGCGCGTTTTCCAGTCCGTCATGGGTAGCCTTGGTGTCCGGGTTCTCACGCATATGCCCCCGTCGGACAGCGAGCGGCGCACGCCGGCGCGAGCGAAAGGCAAGGTCGAGCGGCCGTTTCGCACGATCAAGGAAGTGCACGAGACCCTCTATCATTTCCACAAGCCGAAGGACGAAGAGGAAGCCAACCTTTGGCTCAGGCGCGCCTTGGTCACCTACAATAACGGCGACCATCGCACAGAGTCTCATGCACGCATCGAGGATTGGCTGCGGCATCTTCCTCCTGACGGGGTGCGGGCGATGTGCTCCTGGGAGCGGTTCTGCGCCTTTGCGCGCGAACCGGAACGACGGACGGTTGCTGGAGACGCGACCGTATCGGTCGAAGGCGCATCCTATGAGGTCGAGCCCGAACTTGCCGGCGAAACGGTGACCTTGCTCTGGGGCCTGTTCGATCAGGAACTGTTCGTCGAGCATGAGGGCAAGCGCTTCGGTCCATTCCAACCTTCGCGCGGGGCGGTTCCCCTCTTTCGCTATCGCAAATACCAGAAGAGCAAGCTCGAAGAGCGGCTCGACAAGGTGGTGCGCCTGGCAGACCAACTTGGGCTCCCCCGCGCC from Stappia sp. 28M-7 harbors:
- a CDS encoding recombinase family protein, which gives rise to MAMRVGYARVSTIDQNPELQLEALRRAGCEKVFTERGSGARDDRPELGRILSDVLRTGDTLVVWKLDRLARSLKKLIATAEELERAKIGLVSLTESIDTTTPGGMLTFHVFGAIAQFERALIRERTTAGLVEARQRGRKGGRPPAMRPGDIAAARALMKEGSIPVRNIAQRMGVSVATLYRHIGKKGGSPKTVESEDVHG
- a CDS encoding IS481 family transposase encodes the protein MAERRKRPPGEALVDLRRRLSLLSPRDPGRTEIVARAADAYGISIWTLYRALRELNRPKSVRRADHGTSRIAPQPEMETYAEIIAALKIRTANRKGRHISTARAIKLLEEDGVVTPDGLVRAPPGILKRATVDRLLRVSGLDYARVTRPVAAVRFQARRSNELWHFDMSPSDLKQVEAPLWVEEGRGRPTLMLFSVVDDRSGASYQEYRSVYGEDAESALRFLYNAFAAKPEPELPLQGIPTTIHMDNGPVSRSRVFQSVMGSLGVRVLTHMPPSDSERRTPARAKGKVERPFRTIKEVHETLYHFHKPKDEEEANLWLRRALVTYNNGDHRTESHARIEDWLRHLPPDGVRAMCSWERFCAFAREPERRTVAGDATVSVEGASYEVEPELAGETVTLLWGLFDQELFVEHEGKRFGPFQPSRGAVPLFRYRKYQKSKLEERLDKVVRLADQLGLPRAAVTGGDRPLPSLPPTTAGLSVRRTPFPEPAIETAYPNGLAARGAIADQLGRPIGAMNAGDRAFINELLGETLDKKMIAARIRERFQARRKEE